From the genome of Culicoidibacter larvae, one region includes:
- the rpoC gene encoding DNA-directed RNA polymerase subunit beta' has product MGINKFSYIRVGLASPEKILEWSHGEVKKPETINYRTLKPERDGLFCERIFGPVRDWECHCGRYKRIRHKGVVCERCGVEVTKSSVRRERMGHIGLAAPVSHIWYFKGIPNRMGLLLDMSPKSLEEVIYFVSYVVTEPGDTPLMHKQLLSEREYRAYYNKYGNTFNAKMGAEAIQILLQQLDLEAESNELREDLKTAQGQKRVRVIRRLEVVESFRQSQNNPEWMVLEALPVIPPNLRPMVELDGGRFATSDLNDLYRRVINRNNRLKRLLELNAPTIIVQNEKRMLQEAVDALIDNGRRGKAVTGPANRPLKSLSHMLKGKQGRFRQNLLGKRVDYSGRSVIVVGPTLKMYQCGLPKEMALELFKPFVIFELTERGLAQNIKTAKRMIEVRDEQVYPVLEDIVKGHPVLLNRAPTLHRLGIQAFEPRLVEGKAIRLHPLVTTAFNADFDGDQMAVHVPLSQEAQAEARILMLAANNILNPKDGKPVVTPSQDIVLGNYYLTMESKGAFGEGSAFTSLDEALIAYQTGQLHLHARIAIKVDELNKESFTDEQQEQYLITTVGKLIFNDVLPKTLPYLNDSRDINEATTPERHFLSMGANIKQFIADTEPLKPFKKGAFEQVISRVFKEYRTTVTSRMLDKMKDLGFRYSTIAGMTVSLSDVITLKDEKTEIVDRAQEQVDEIWSYYNRGLMTDEERKDRVCVVWDKAKDEISDRLMHELEENHSTNPIFMMQDSGARGNKSNFTQLAGMRGLMANPQGETIELPIKSSFREGLTVLEYFISTHGARKGLADTALKTADSGYLTRRLVDVGQDIIVREHDCHTDKGFLVSAFLEKGKEIVPLFDRIVGRYASKTVWHPETGELIAAAESFISDEIAQQIIDAGVKEVEIRSILTCNTDHGVCQKCYGRSLATGENVEIGEAVGIMAAQSIGEPGTQLTMRTFHTGGVAGGDITQGLPRIQEIFEARNPKGKSVLSEIDGKVISIDLVKDKSEIVIENQFETRSYNIIPYGARIAVSEGDMVVAGQQLTEGVIDPKELLLLGGITELQSYLLKEVQKVYRLQGVNIEDKHIEVVIRQMLRKVRIVDSGDTSLLPGVLVDMQQYTRTNNETLTDSKRPAVARPVLLGITKSSIETNSFLSAASFQETTRVLTDAAVKGKADHLFGLKENVIIGQLIPAGTGFSTYRDIVVDDENINDINLFDEDEAFDYKEEFVFEKENEETFSF; this is encoded by the coding sequence ATGGGAATTAATAAATTTAGTTATATCCGTGTAGGACTTGCATCACCAGAGAAAATTCTTGAATGGTCGCATGGAGAAGTAAAAAAACCTGAAACCATTAACTATCGTACTTTAAAACCAGAACGTGACGGATTATTCTGTGAGCGTATTTTTGGTCCGGTTCGTGACTGGGAATGTCATTGTGGCCGCTATAAACGAATTCGTCATAAAGGCGTTGTTTGTGAGCGCTGTGGTGTAGAAGTTACTAAGTCAAGTGTTCGTCGTGAGCGCATGGGACATATTGGATTAGCTGCACCGGTTTCACATATTTGGTATTTTAAAGGAATTCCTAACCGTATGGGATTACTTTTAGATATGTCACCGAAATCATTGGAAGAAGTTATTTACTTCGTTTCGTATGTAGTTACTGAGCCTGGAGATACACCGCTTATGCATAAACAATTGCTGAGCGAGCGTGAATACCGTGCTTATTACAATAAATATGGCAATACTTTTAATGCCAAAATGGGTGCTGAAGCAATTCAAATCTTATTGCAACAATTAGATTTAGAGGCTGAAAGCAATGAATTGCGCGAAGATTTAAAAACTGCACAAGGTCAAAAACGGGTGCGGGTTATCCGTCGTCTTGAGGTTGTTGAATCATTCCGTCAATCGCAAAATAATCCTGAATGGATGGTGCTTGAAGCATTACCGGTTATTCCACCTAACTTACGTCCGATGGTTGAGTTAGATGGTGGTCGTTTTGCAACGAGTGATTTGAACGATTTATACCGCCGGGTAATTAACCGTAATAACCGTTTGAAACGTTTATTGGAGTTAAATGCACCGACAATTATCGTGCAAAACGAAAAACGTATGTTACAAGAAGCAGTAGATGCTTTGATTGATAACGGACGTCGTGGTAAGGCTGTTACCGGTCCTGCAAACCGTCCATTGAAATCATTGTCACATATGTTAAAAGGGAAACAAGGACGTTTCCGTCAAAACTTACTTGGTAAACGGGTTGACTACTCTGGACGTTCAGTTATTGTAGTTGGACCGACATTAAAAATGTACCAATGTGGTTTACCGAAAGAAATGGCACTTGAGTTATTCAAACCGTTCGTTATTTTCGAATTGACTGAACGTGGTTTGGCACAAAACATCAAAACTGCAAAACGCATGATTGAAGTTCGTGACGAACAAGTATATCCAGTGTTGGAAGATATCGTTAAAGGGCATCCGGTATTATTAAACCGTGCGCCTACGCTTCACCGTTTGGGTATCCAAGCGTTTGAACCGCGTCTTGTTGAAGGGAAAGCAATCCGTTTGCACCCATTGGTTACAACTGCATTTAACGCCGACTTTGACGGTGACCAAATGGCAGTCCATGTACCTTTATCACAAGAAGCACAGGCAGAGGCACGTATTTTAATGCTTGCTGCTAACAATATCTTGAACCCGAAAGATGGTAAACCAGTTGTTACACCTTCACAGGATATCGTTTTAGGTAATTATTACCTGACGATGGAAAGTAAAGGGGCATTTGGCGAAGGTTCTGCTTTCACTAGTCTTGACGAAGCATTAATTGCCTATCAAACCGGACAATTGCATTTACATGCCCGGATTGCAATTAAAGTAGATGAGTTGAATAAAGAATCATTTACCGATGAACAACAAGAACAATATTTAATTACTACTGTTGGTAAATTGATCTTCAATGATGTATTGCCAAAAACATTACCATATTTAAATGATTCCAGAGATATCAACGAAGCAACAACACCAGAGCGTCACTTCTTAAGTATGGGAGCTAATATTAAACAATTTATTGCTGATACAGAACCGCTTAAACCATTTAAAAAAGGTGCGTTCGAGCAAGTTATCTCGCGGGTGTTTAAAGAGTACCGTACAACGGTTACTTCACGTATGCTTGATAAAATGAAAGATCTCGGATTCCGTTACTCAACAATTGCCGGAATGACCGTAAGTCTTTCAGATGTAATTACTTTAAAAGATGAGAAAACAGAAATTGTTGACCGTGCTCAAGAGCAAGTTGATGAAATCTGGAGTTACTATAACCGCGGTCTGATGACTGATGAAGAACGTAAAGATCGTGTATGTGTTGTTTGGGATAAAGCAAAAGATGAAATCTCAGATCGCTTAATGCATGAACTTGAAGAAAACCATAGCACTAACCCAATCTTCATGATGCAAGATAGTGGGGCGCGTGGGAATAAGTCGAACTTTACTCAGTTAGCCGGAATGCGTGGATTGATGGCTAACCCGCAAGGGGAAACCATTGAACTTCCAATCAAATCTTCATTCCGTGAAGGTTTAACCGTATTGGAATACTTTATCTCTACCCATGGTGCGCGTAAAGGGTTAGCCGATACTGCACTTAAGACAGCCGATTCAGGGTACTTAACTCGTCGTCTGGTTGATGTTGGACAAGATATTATTGTTCGTGAACATGACTGTCATACTGATAAAGGTTTCCTTGTTTCTGCATTCCTTGAAAAAGGAAAAGAGATTGTGCCTTTATTTGACCGTATTGTTGGACGTTATGCAAGTAAAACTGTATGGCATCCGGAAACCGGTGAATTAATTGCTGCTGCAGAGTCATTCATTTCTGATGAAATTGCGCAACAAATTATTGATGCTGGTGTAAAAGAAGTAGAAATTCGTTCAATCTTAACATGTAATACCGATCACGGTGTTTGTCAAAAATGTTATGGACGCAGTTTAGCTACTGGCGAAAACGTAGAGATTGGTGAAGCTGTAGGTATTATGGCGGCACAATCAATCGGTGAGCCGGGAACACAGTTAACCATGCGTACGTTCCATACCGGTGGGGTTGCCGGAGGCGACATCACCCAAGGTTTACCGCGTATCCAAGAGATTTTCGAAGCACGGAACCCGAAAGGGAAATCAGTGTTGAGTGAAATCGATGGTAAGGTTATTTCTATTGATTTGGTAAAAGATAAGAGCGAAATCGTTATTGAAAACCAATTCGAAACACGTAGCTATAATATTATTCCTTACGGTGCTCGTATTGCTGTAAGTGAAGGTGATATGGTAGTTGCCGGACAACAATTGACTGAAGGGGTTATTGACCCGAAAGAATTATTGTTGCTTGGTGGAATTACTGAATTGCAAAGCTACTTATTGAAAGAAGTACAAAAAGTTTACCGTTTGCAAGGGGTAAATATTGAAGATAAACATATTGAAGTTGTTATTCGTCAGATGTTGCGTAAAGTACGTATTGTTGATTCAGGGGATACAAGCCTTTTACCAGGTGTTCTTGTTGATATGCAACAATATACACGTACCAATAACGAAACACTTACTGATAGTAAACGTCCGGCGGTTGCCCGTCCGGTATTACTGGGAATTACAAAATCTTCAATTGAAACGAACTCATTCTTATCAGCTGCTTCATTCCAGGAAACAACTCGTGTGTTAACTGATGCTGCAGTTAAAGGAAAAGCTGACCACTTATTCGGATTAAAAGAAAATGTAATCATTGGACAATTAATTCCGGCCGGAACTGGCTTCTCAACATATCGCGATATTGTTGTTGATGACGAAAATATTAATGATATTAACCTTTTTGATGAAGATGAAGCGTTCGACTACAAAGAAGAATTTGTATTTGAAAAAGAGAATGAAGAGACTTTCTCTTTCTAG
- a CDS encoding RNA-binding S4 domain-containing protein: MRIDKYLKISRLVKRRSLAKTLCDAKRVMINDRVVKAGANVQVGDEITIRYGNKLVVAKIEQIKEHVRKEEAATLYEIIKNEKLEQVDSELIDDDE; encoded by the coding sequence ATGCGTATTGATAAATATCTGAAGATTTCACGCTTAGTGAAGCGGCGTAGTTTGGCAAAAACGTTATGTGATGCTAAGCGAGTAATGATTAATGATCGCGTTGTTAAGGCGGGTGCTAATGTGCAAGTTGGTGATGAGATTACTATTCGCTATGGAAATAAGTTAGTAGTTGCCAAAATTGAACAGATTAAAGAACATGTGCGTAAGGAAGAGGCAGCGACGCTGTATGAAATTATTAAAAATGAGAAGTTGGAACAGGTTGATTCAGAACTCATTGATGACGATGAGTAA
- a CDS encoding FtsB family cell division protein produces MSKRDDKRKKEQIRARKEQSAKSATMKSGGSNKSPKSKKKAGKVSAASKRRMTVGFTVSALVLAFCFYLIGSTFALYLTALNEKQTAQAEYDAAVARGIELEQELKRMQDPEYLKQYAREKYFMAKDNEIIFMLPND; encoded by the coding sequence ATGAGTAAACGTGATGATAAGCGCAAGAAAGAGCAGATTCGGGCGCGCAAAGAGCAGTCGGCGAAGAGTGCAACGATGAAGAGCGGTGGAAGTAATAAATCGCCGAAGTCGAAGAAGAAGGCGGGCAAGGTAAGTGCGGCTTCGAAGCGGCGGATGACGGTTGGATTTACTGTTTCAGCGCTTGTGCTGGCGTTTTGTTTTTACTTAATCGGCAGCACCTTTGCGTTGTATTTGACAGCTCTAAATGAGAAGCAGACAGCGCAAGCAGAATATGATGCTGCGGTTGCTCGTGGTATTGAGCTTGAGCAAGAATTGAAACGGATGCAGGACCCTGAGTATTTGAAACAATATGCCCGGGAAAAATATTTTATGGCTAAAGATAATGAAATTATTTTTATGTTGCCGAATGATTAG
- the tilS gene encoding tRNA lysidine(34) synthetase TilS, with amino-acid sequence MSSVEQRVACLELNKVQPVVVGVSTGVDSMVLLHALKQQNIAVVAVYVNHHKRPLQIPTELALLERVCGDYGFEYRIFDLPEMGAGKNFHDFAHQFRYQSFVRVAQEMQAQAILTAHHADDQVETVLMRLVRGTSPRGLAGIRPVSHFDGVKVLRPFISLTKKQVITYAAENMVEFVEDESNASEDYLRNRLRHNVVPQLMGENEQSYAHVQRLLDMVATQNRYVDKLVARCIDEVVVFSEHQMSLSRERFLLVDEDLQGLVMAELLRRYTGSDAAAEKTDLVLNWLRNGIKPNAVFYIAQNTSIIREYDIIKFAYPLVITPLNKVQLNAGMQFIDNIKIVLDNESHTEEMTGYFIEKSMVVFPLYIRAFLRGDRIQMAHGGSKKVSRIFIDKKVPQSERLQVPIIVDSQGQILIVGEYAVADSVKKHNFIGACPLYMEQVNK; translated from the coding sequence ATGAGTAGTGTTGAACAGCGTGTAGCCTGTTTAGAATTAAATAAGGTGCAGCCAGTGGTTGTTGGTGTTTCTACCGGCGTAGACTCAATGGTGCTTTTGCATGCCTTAAAACAACAAAATATTGCTGTTGTGGCCGTTTATGTTAACCATCATAAGCGGCCTTTGCAGATTCCAACGGAACTTGCTTTGCTTGAGCGTGTTTGCGGTGATTATGGTTTTGAGTATCGGATTTTTGATTTGCCGGAAATGGGTGCGGGTAAAAATTTTCATGATTTTGCTCATCAGTTCCGGTATCAGAGTTTTGTGCGGGTTGCCCAGGAGATGCAGGCACAGGCAATTTTAACCGCGCATCATGCTGATGATCAGGTGGAAACGGTATTGATGCGCTTGGTTCGGGGTACTTCCCCGCGCGGGCTGGCCGGCATTCGGCCGGTCAGCCACTTTGATGGCGTGAAAGTTTTGCGGCCGTTCATTTCTCTGACTAAAAAGCAAGTGATTACTTACGCTGCAGAAAACATGGTTGAGTTTGTTGAGGATGAGAGTAATGCCAGCGAGGATTATTTGCGGAATCGGTTACGTCATAATGTGGTGCCGCAATTAATGGGTGAGAATGAGCAGAGTTATGCACATGTGCAGCGCTTGTTGGATATGGTGGCAACCCAGAATCGTTATGTTGATAAATTAGTGGCTCGTTGTATTGATGAGGTTGTGGTATTTTCAGAGCATCAGATGAGTTTGTCGCGGGAGCGTTTTTTGCTTGTTGATGAAGATTTGCAAGGCTTAGTTATGGCTGAATTATTGCGGCGCTATACTGGAAGTGATGCGGCTGCAGAGAAGACTGATTTAGTACTGAATTGGTTGCGAAACGGGATAAAACCGAATGCAGTGTTTTATATTGCACAAAATACATCAATAATTCGTGAATATGATATAATAAAGTTTGCGTACCCTCTTGTAATTACCCCTTTAAATAAGGTACAATTAAATGCAGGTATGCAATTTATAGATAATATAAAAATAGTTTTGGATAATGAGTCGCATACCGAGGAAATGACTGGATATTTTATTGAAAAAAGTATGGTTGTTTTTCCACTGTATATTCGTGCATTTTTGCGTGGTGATCGAATTCAAATGGCTCATGGCGGAAGCAAAAAAGTGAGCAGGATCTTTATTGATAAAAAGGTTCCTCAAAGTGAGCGTTTGCAAGTTCCGATTATTGTCGACAGCCAAGGTCAAATTTTGATTGTTGGTGAGTATGCGGTTGCGGATAGCGTGAAGAAACATAATTTTATTGGAGCTTGCCCATTATATATGGAGCAAGTGAACAAGTAG
- the hpt gene encoding hypoxanthine phosphoribosyltransferase: MQNVERVLISEAEIEKRNKELGELLTKEYADKENPIFVGVLKGAQPFMSDVLKHVELVHIELDYMRISSYKGTESTNELRVLLDLTVPIEGRDVLIIEDIVDTGQTLKKLMDILELRNPKSLKVLTLLDKPERRTVEIEADYVGFTIPNEFVIGYGMDFDEHYRTLNYIGIYKSE; encoded by the coding sequence ATGCAAAACGTTGAGAGAGTATTGATTAGTGAAGCTGAAATTGAAAAGCGCAATAAGGAATTAGGGGAATTATTGACGAAGGAGTATGCTGACAAGGAGAATCCGATTTTTGTCGGCGTATTGAAAGGTGCACAGCCATTTATGTCTGATGTGCTAAAGCATGTTGAGTTAGTTCATATTGAACTTGATTATATGCGAATTTCAAGTTACAAAGGAACTGAATCAACGAATGAGCTTCGAGTTTTACTCGACTTAACGGTGCCTATCGAGGGCCGGGATGTGTTAATCATTGAAGATATTGTTGATACCGGACAAACACTAAAGAAATTGATGGATATTTTAGAATTACGTAATCCTAAAAGTCTTAAGGTACTGACCCTGCTGGATAAACCAGAGCGTCGTACCGTAGAAATTGAGGCGGATTATGTTGGCTTTACAATTCCAAATGAGTTTGTTATCGGATATGGGATGGATTTCGATGAGCATTACCGTACACTAAATTATATTGGTATTTATAAAAGCGAATAG
- the ftsH gene encoding ATP-dependent zinc metalloprotease FtsH, with protein MAQQPRVNRPGSGMTWYVITAIIIVGAIAASLYFTSGGLGTSAEKPPTYSTFVTALNDSKVEDIKVTQDTTNGVTINYTIKGENAEPATGVAALTEQTKSYTVQGPSSQVFYQLLQDNVGKYSSYTFVDNTGINFIDIILSVLPMVIMVGAIYFIFKSMSSGQGQTVAKSKARLQPGGTVRYADVASYEEEKQELQEVIDFLRNPKKYQRIGARIPRGLLLVGPPGTGKTLLARATAGEAGVPFYTVSGSDFLELYVGVGASRVRDMFATAKKTAPAIIFIDEIDAIGRQRGAGVGGGNDEREQTLNQILVEMDGFDQNAGILIIAATNRPDVLDPALLRPGRFDRQVTVNIPDVKGRKAILEVHARNKQLAPDADLEAIARRTPGFSGAELESVLNEAALLAAREDREVIYEHDLDEAIDRVMMGPAKTSKKYNEHEKRVVAYHEAGHAVIGLKLDDASVVQKVTIIPRGQAGGYNLMMPKEETFLQTKKQLLDQITGYLGGRVAEEIIFGDITSGAYSDIQSVTAIARAMVTEYGMSDLGPIQFERRQGSVFLGRDFGKEQNFSEKIAQDIDNEVRKIVDGCYQRAHEIVQENIQLLHNIAEALVEQETLTYEEIKNIEDHGTTKPADKSTATEDTTSSTVETKESDSKVEDNKTEEKEEKVIADASFDNPEDTE; from the coding sequence ATGGCGCAACAACCAAGAGTGAACAGACCAGGGAGTGGAATGACCTGGTATGTCATAACTGCAATTATTATTGTCGGAGCAATTGCTGCTTCGTTATATTTCACATCGGGAGGCCTCGGCACTAGTGCTGAGAAGCCGCCAACTTACTCAACATTTGTGACAGCTTTAAATGACAGCAAAGTTGAGGATATAAAAGTAACTCAAGATACAACAAATGGTGTAACTATTAATTATACTATTAAGGGTGAGAATGCAGAACCGGCAACCGGTGTTGCTGCGTTGACTGAACAGACTAAGTCTTATACAGTCCAAGGTCCTTCTTCGCAAGTGTTCTATCAGTTATTACAAGATAATGTTGGCAAGTATTCATCATATACATTTGTGGATAATACCGGAATTAACTTTATTGATATTATTTTAAGTGTTTTACCAATGGTTATTATGGTCGGAGCAATTTACTTTATCTTTAAAAGTATGAGCAGCGGTCAGGGACAAACTGTGGCAAAAAGTAAAGCGCGTTTGCAACCGGGCGGAACCGTTCGTTATGCTGACGTGGCCTCTTATGAAGAAGAGAAGCAGGAGTTACAAGAAGTTATTGATTTCTTGAGAAATCCTAAGAAATATCAAAGAATCGGTGCCCGGATTCCACGAGGGTTATTACTCGTTGGGCCTCCAGGTACTGGTAAAACTTTACTTGCCCGAGCGACTGCCGGGGAAGCGGGAGTACCTTTCTATACCGTAAGTGGTTCTGATTTCCTTGAACTTTATGTTGGGGTCGGAGCGAGCCGGGTTCGTGATATGTTCGCGACTGCTAAGAAAACTGCACCAGCAATTATCTTTATTGATGAAATTGATGCTATCGGGCGTCAACGTGGTGCCGGAGTCGGCGGCGGTAATGACGAACGTGAGCAAACATTAAACCAAATTTTGGTTGAGATGGATGGGTTTGATCAAAACGCAGGAATCTTAATTATTGCTGCAACTAACCGTCCTGATGTACTGGATCCAGCATTATTGCGTCCAGGACGTTTCGACCGTCAAGTTACAGTAAATATTCCTGATGTTAAAGGTCGTAAAGCAATTCTTGAAGTGCATGCACGTAACAAACAATTGGCACCTGATGCTGATTTAGAAGCGATTGCACGCCGTACACCAGGATTCAGCGGTGCTGAACTGGAAAGTGTTCTGAATGAAGCAGCCTTATTGGCAGCGCGTGAAGACCGTGAAGTTATTTACGAACATGACTTGGATGAAGCAATTGACCGAGTTATGATGGGACCGGCAAAAACAAGTAAGAAATACAATGAGCATGAAAAACGGGTTGTGGCTTACCATGAAGCCGGACATGCAGTTATTGGTTTAAAACTTGATGATGCCTCTGTGGTTCAAAAGGTTACGATTATTCCACGTGGACAAGCGGGTGGATATAACTTGATGATGCCAAAAGAAGAAACCTTCTTACAAACTAAAAAACAATTGCTTGACCAAATTACTGGTTACTTAGGCGGGCGAGTTGCTGAAGAGATTATCTTTGGTGATATTACCAGCGGTGCGTATTCAGATATTCAGAGTGTGACCGCAATTGCACGTGCAATGGTTACTGAGTATGGTATGAGTGATTTAGGACCAATTCAGTTTGAACGTCGTCAAGGTTCAGTATTCTTAGGTCGTGATTTCGGGAAAGAACAAAACTTTTCAGAGAAAATTGCTCAAGATATTGATAATGAAGTTCGTAAAATTGTTGACGGCTGCTACCAGCGTGCTCATGAAATAGTTCAAGAAAACATTCAGTTGTTACATAACATTGCTGAGGCATTGGTAGAACAAGAAACATTAACATACGAAGAAATTAAAAATATTGAGGATCACGGAACAACAAAACCAGCTGACAAATCAACTGCAACAGAAGATACAACGTCAAGTACGGTTGAGACTAAAGAATCTGATTCTAAAGTTGAAGATAATAAAACTGAGGAAAAAGAAGAAAAAGTTATAGCGGATGCAAGTTTTGATAATCCGGAAGATACTGAGTAA
- a CDS encoding uracil-DNA glycosylase — protein MKSKWQALLRAEKEQEYFKGLWEFVKQEYRSRVIYPPKEQIFHAFDLVDYDEVNVVILGQDPYHGPHQAHGLSFSIASPLAKFPPSLRNMFIELESDLGIHRENANLTDWAEQGVLLLNTVLTVRAGQAASHRGHGWEQFTDKVIRLLNERDEQIIFVLWGNDARRKTALITNPKHKIIQGVHPSPLSADKGFFGSKPYSKVNQFLTAAQKTPIQWG, from the coding sequence ATGAAATCTAAGTGGCAAGCGCTTTTAAGAGCAGAGAAAGAGCAGGAATATTTTAAGGGGCTTTGGGAATTTGTGAAGCAAGAATATCGCAGCAGGGTTATTTATCCGCCCAAGGAGCAAATTTTTCATGCTTTTGATTTGGTTGATTATGATGAAGTAAACGTAGTTATTCTCGGGCAGGATCCCTATCATGGACCGCATCAGGCACATGGTTTGAGTTTTTCGATTGCCTCACCATTGGCTAAGTTTCCGCCTTCGCTCAGGAATATGTTTATTGAGTTGGAGAGTGATTTAGGGATTCACCGCGAGAATGCTAATCTTACCGATTGGGCAGAGCAAGGCGTGCTGTTGCTTAATACCGTGTTGACTGTTCGTGCTGGACAGGCGGCTTCACATCGAGGACATGGCTGGGAGCAGTTTACCGATAAGGTTATTCGCTTGCTTAATGAACGTGATGAGCAGATTATTTTTGTGCTCTGGGGAAATGATGCACGGCGTAAAACGGCACTGATAACTAATCCGAAACATAAGATTATTCAAGGGGTACATCCAAGTCCGTTGTCTGCTGATAAAGGATTTTTTGGCAGTAAACCATATAGCAAGGTGAACCAGTTTTTGACAGCTGCACAAAAAACGCCTATACAATGGGGTTAA
- the pta gene encoding phosphate acetyltransferase → MSIFDGMIPEIKGKGIRIVFPEGTDIRILNAAKRLSKEQLIEPILLGNKEMVETVMSQINMDCSGLTVIDPATYADFDKMVDLFVELRKGKATREQAVETLKATNYFGTMLVKMGEADGLVGGALYSTADTVRPALQIVKTKADVNKVSSMFYMHKDEQAYIFGDCAINVAPDAEDLADIAIGCESAAAKFGLTDPKIGLLSFSTKGSASGPEVDKVQEAVKILNERRPDLIVDGELQFDAAIVPSVGIQKAPGSDVAGQANILIFPSLEAGNIGYKIAQRLGGYEAIGPILLGLNAPINDLSRGCNEEDVYKLAIITAAQVR, encoded by the coding sequence ATGTCAATATTTGATGGAATGATTCCAGAAATTAAAGGAAAGGGAATTCGTATTGTATTTCCTGAAGGCACCGATATCAGAATTCTGAACGCCGCTAAACGTTTGAGTAAAGAACAATTAATTGAGCCAATTTTGTTAGGGAACAAAGAAATGGTTGAAACAGTTATGTCACAAATTAATATGGATTGCTCAGGATTAACAGTTATTGATCCGGCAACATACGCTGATTTTGACAAGATGGTTGATTTATTTGTTGAATTACGTAAGGGGAAAGCAACTCGCGAACAAGCGGTTGAAACCCTAAAAGCTACTAATTATTTTGGCACAATGTTAGTTAAAATGGGTGAAGCTGATGGTTTAGTCGGCGGTGCATTATATTCAACAGCTGATACTGTTCGCCCGGCTTTGCAAATTGTTAAAACTAAAGCTGATGTTAACAAGGTATCAAGTATGTTCTATATGCATAAAGATGAACAAGCGTATATCTTCGGTGACTGTGCAATCAATGTTGCACCGGATGCAGAAGATTTAGCAGATATTGCAATTGGTTGTGAATCAGCCGCAGCAAAATTCGGCTTAACAGATCCGAAAATCGGACTCTTAAGCTTCTCAACCAAAGGTTCAGCATCTGGACCGGAAGTTGATAAAGTGCAAGAAGCTGTGAAAATCCTCAATGAGCGCCGTCCGGACTTAATCGTCGATGGCGAATTGCAATTTGACGCTGCCATTGTTCCAAGTGTCGGCATTCAAAAAGCGCCTGGTTCAGATGTTGCCGGACAAGCGAATATCCTGATTTTCCCTTCACTTGAAGCTGGAAATATTGGTTACAAGATTGCTCAACGCCTTGGTGGTTACGAAGCAATCGGTCCAATCCTTTTAGGATTGAATGCACCAATCAACGACTTAAGTCGTGGATGTAACGAAGAAGATGTTTATAAGTTAGCAATTATTACTGCGGCACAAGTGCGGTAG
- a CDS encoding helix-turn-helix domain-containing protein: MKSKMPEILSFISEEAVDRKMTSEEIADHFGYDKHHFSRKFKEVNGFSVVEFLSSLKVEKAIIELDEEKRIIDLQGYSGFESSGSFTNTFKKYTGSSPREYKSGMSEIFYGVKNFEADDKSVEYFEEENNSFCTVNIEVPDEFEKGVIFIGLFRTLIPNHIPISGLATKNLTGNKLKNIPNGDYYLLSCAISRSNNILSYFNLGSSLRGKEEERLSFPNCSGKTYTIKLREPIPEDPPILVNVGKLLISRLKNTI; encoded by the coding sequence ATGAAAAGCAAGATGCCTGAAATTCTTTCTTTTATTTCAGAAGAAGCTGTTGATAGAAAAATGACCAGCGAAGAAATTGCGGATCACTTTGGTTATGATAAACATCATTTTAGTCGTAAATTTAAAGAAGTAAATGGATTCAGTGTTGTTGAATTCCTCTCAAGTTTAAAAGTCGAAAAAGCGATTATTGAACTTGATGAAGAAAAAAGAATAATTGATTTACAAGGATATTCCGGTTTTGAAAGCAGCGGTAGTTTTACCAATACTTTTAAGAAGTATACGGGTAGTTCTCCGAGAGAATACAAAAGTGGAATGAGCGAAATTTTTTATGGTGTTAAAAATTTTGAAGCTGATGACAAATCGGTAGAGTACTTTGAAGAAGAAAATAATTCTTTTTGTACAGTAAATATTGAAGTACCTGATGAATTTGAAAAAGGGGTAATATTTATTGGTCTTTTTCGCACACTTATACCAAATCATATACCTATATCCGGATTAGCTACTAAGAACTTAACAGGAAATAAATTGAAAAATATTCCGAATGGAGACTATTATTTATTATCTTGTGCTATAAGCCGTTCCAATAACATTCTATCTTACTTTAACCTAGGCAGTAGTTTAAGGGGGAAAGAAGAGGAACGATTATCTTTTCCAAACTGTTCTGGCAAAACTTATACGATTAAACTGAGAGAACCAATACCAGAAGATCCACCAATACTAGTTAATGTGGGGAAACTTTTAATCTCCCGTTTAAAGAACACAATCTAG